A stretch of the Ornithodoros turicata isolate Travis chromosome 4, ASM3712646v1, whole genome shotgun sequence genome encodes the following:
- the LOC135392540 gene encoding uncharacterized protein LOC135392540 translates to MLPATASPCARFKTNGVVESLRERNLKLLQTDKEGGFAVLPSDLYYRKAQKAMDDNFVRTNLVPHSLRKRAIELCENANLPRLQQPVGRFIQKALSALEIEDPFLVFRRSEVSDFLKGLSPGSGCVFSLDVKDLYYSLPQDELIEVVSEGIDRYGTVRFQNEVGVDVSTFLAVLRLYLQSPTVEFLGGVYLQRAGVCIGSCVARVLSNLLLARYDRRLERALRDMGVPRVFRFIDDYLILFDTENVAVDERTEHITRIFQRTLSPFTLTEVPVEHRLRFLDLEPAIEPDHLCWTYAPRSKKGLLPFSSAHSKLVKRSIALSAMENAVKRSCTHQVQRSLLPQVLRLKTAGFPVQLIRGLAEVLLGKLHKKHEEAPRHDRSSSIAAIPYIHAVSHNIKKVAQRAGVSVVFTAPNKLGGLCRHVNSEEAAASVCNKKHIRPFVQCKCNVIYDIPLTCGKSYVGQTGRCLNDRLREHSSSLQTHTGSNLAMHCRDCRCRPCLEETRVLRSYSDRLAREIYEGAQIHNRGEKCVSKPSVDQLNKEISYLLECS, encoded by the exons ATGCTTCCAGCCACCGCGAGCCCATGCGCCCGCTTCAAGACCAACGGCGTCGTTGAGTCCCTACGTGAGAGAAACCTCAAGTTGCTTCAGACAGACAAGGAAGGTGGGTTCGCCGTTCTTCCCTCAGACCTCTACTACAGGAAGGCACAGAAAGCCATGGATGACAACTTTGTCAGGACAAACCTAGTTCCTCATTCACTCAGGAAACGGGCCATTGAACTTTGCGAGAATGCGAATCTGCCTAGATTG CAGCAGCCGGTAGGACGTTTCATCCAGAAGGCGCTTTCAGCCTTGGAGATTGAGGATCCGTTCCTTGTGTTCCGCCGGAGCGAAGTATCCGACTTTCTCAAGGGTTTAAGCCCAGGATCGGGTTGCGTCTTCTCACTTGATGTCAAGGACCTGTATTATTCCCTGCCACAAGACGAGCTCATCGAAGTTGTTAGTGAAGGAATCGACCGTTACGGAACCGTTCGGTTTCAAAATGAAGTTGGAGTTGATGTCTCCACCTTCCTAGCAGTCCTCAGACTGTACCTTCAATCACCTACGGTGGAGTTTTTGGGAGGAGTGTACTTGCAAAGAGCCGGAGTTTGCATTGGTTCATGTGTTGCCCGCGTGCTCAGCAACTTGCTGCTGGCGAGATACGACAGGCGGCTTGAACGTGCCCTCCGCGATATGGGAGTCCCCAGGGTTTTCCGGTTCATTGACGACTACTTGATCCTCTTTGACACTGAGAACGTGGCTGTGGACGAGCGCACAGAACACATAACTCGCATCTTCCAGCGCACCCTCTCACCTTTCACACTCACGGAGGTACCAGTGGAACATCGACTCAGGTTCCTAGACCTTGAACCCGCCATCGAGCCTGACCACCTGTGCTGGACATACGCCCCACGCTCTAAGAAGGGCCTTTTGCCGTTTTCGTCGGCCCACTCCAAGCTGGTCAAACGCAGTATTGCACTATCGGCAATGGAAAATGCCGTGAAACGCTCATGCACGCATCAAGTTCAGCGGAGCCTCTTGCCACAGGTTTTGAGGCTTAAAACCGCGGGCTTTCCAGTTCAGCTGATAAGAGGCTTAGCTGAGGTTCTCCTCGGGAAGTTGCACAAGAAACACGAAGAGGCTCCCAGGCATGATCGCTCGTCCAGCATAGCGGCCATTCCATATATCCACGCAGTTTCCCACAACATAAAGAAAGTTGCCCAGCGTGCCGGCGTTAGCGTTGTATTCACTGCACCTAACAAGTTAGGCGGGCTGTGTCGACACGTCAACAGTGAAGAAGCCGCTGCTTCCGTATGCAACAAAAAGCATATAAGGCCTTTCGTCCAGTGCAAGTGTAATGTTATTTATGACATTCCTCTGACGTGCGGGAAGTCATATGTGGGACAGACAGGACGGTGTCTGAATGACAGGCTGCGCGAACACTCATCCTCCCTGCAGACTCACACAGGCAGCAACCTGGCCATGCACTGTCGCGATTGCCGATGCCGACCTTGTTTGGAAGAAACACGTGTACTTAGGAGCTACTCCGACAGGCTTGCCAGGGAAATTTACGAAGGAGCACAAATTCATAATAGAGGTGAAAAATGTGTCAGCAAGCCATCAGTGGACCAATTGAACAAAGAGATTAGTTATCTTCTAGAGTGTTCCTGA